Proteins encoded in a region of the Oncorhynchus clarkii lewisi isolate Uvic-CL-2024 chromosome 18, UVic_Ocla_1.0, whole genome shotgun sequence genome:
- the LOC139373331 gene encoding E3 ubiquitin-protein ligase RNF115-like isoform X1 encodes MAEAAAAPQHRFFCHCCKGEIDPKLPEFTCPRCESDFIEEVTEDSSLLENSSTAEANDDAGTLFSELWQLLFMEHSALLSDPSTSESESDQSHLQAAAVEGDVEGPSEVPVASVGGTDPLVPEPERPSRPPSQGRRQSHTPAVEGIVQQFLAGLFANNGNPGIAPAALSGMLHSNPGDYAWGQGGLDAVITELLGQFEGTGPPPAEKEMISSLPTVNVSQEQTDSRLECPVCREEYSMGESVKQLPCLHYFHSDCIVPWLELHDTCPVCRKSLDGVDQSIQPTPEPPEPLSIRTDPQEERQAI; translated from the exons ATGGCGGAGGCTGCGGCGGCACCACAACACCGTTTTTTCTGTCACTGTTGTAAAGGTGAAATCGACCCTAAACTCCCG GAATTCACATGCCCCAGGTGTGAGTCCGATTTCATTGAGGAGGTGACAGAAGACTCCAG TCTCTTGGAGAACAGCAGCACTGCAGAGGCCAATGATGATGCAGGCACACTCTTTTCAGAG CTGTGGCAGCTGCTGTTTATGGaacactctgctcttctctcGGACCCCTCCACCTCTGAGTCTGAGTCTGACCAGAGCCATCTACAGGCTGCCGCAGTGGAGGGAGACGTAGAGGGCCCTTCTGAAGTGCCTGTGGCCTCTGTGGGAGGCACAGATCCTTTAGTGCCTGAACCGGAACGCCCCTCTCGTCCGCCTAGCCAGGGGAGGCGACAGTCCCACACGCCAGCAGTGGAGGG TATTGTGCAGCAGTTTTTGGCTGGTCTGTTTGCCAACAATGGAAATCCAGGCATCGCACCAGCTGCAct gTCTGGCATGCTCCATTCAAATCCAGGGGACTATGCCTGGGGTCAGGGAGGTCTAGACGCAGTTATCACAGAG TTGTTAGGTCAGTTTGAGGGCACAGGTCCACCTCCTGCAGAGAAGGAGATGATCTCATCCCTCCCCACAGTCAACGTCTCTCAAgaacagacag ATAGCAGACTGGAGTGTCCAGTATGTAGGGAGGAGTACTCCATGGGAGAGTCTGTCAAACAGCTGCCCTGCCTCCATTATTTCCACAGTGACTGCATAGTGCCATGGCTTGAACTG CACGATACCTGTCCTGTGTGTCGTAAAAGTCTTGACGGCGTCGACCAGAGCATCCAGCCCACACCAGAACCCCCAGAGCCCCTCTCCATCAGGACAGACCCTCAGGAGGAGAGACAGGCTATTTGA
- the LOC139373331 gene encoding E3 ubiquitin-protein ligase RNF115-like isoform X2, translated as MAEAAAAPQHRFFCHCCKGEIDPKLPEFTCPRCESDFIEEVTEDSSLLENSSTAEANDDAGTLFSELWQLLFMEHSALLSDPSTSESESDQSHLQAAAVEGDVEGPSEVPVASVGGTDPLVPEPERPSRPPSQGRRQSHTPAVEGSGMLHSNPGDYAWGQGGLDAVITELLGQFEGTGPPPAEKEMISSLPTVNVSQEQTDSRLECPVCREEYSMGESVKQLPCLHYFHSDCIVPWLELHDTCPVCRKSLDGVDQSIQPTPEPPEPLSIRTDPQEERQAI; from the exons ATGGCGGAGGCTGCGGCGGCACCACAACACCGTTTTTTCTGTCACTGTTGTAAAGGTGAAATCGACCCTAAACTCCCG GAATTCACATGCCCCAGGTGTGAGTCCGATTTCATTGAGGAGGTGACAGAAGACTCCAG TCTCTTGGAGAACAGCAGCACTGCAGAGGCCAATGATGATGCAGGCACACTCTTTTCAGAG CTGTGGCAGCTGCTGTTTATGGaacactctgctcttctctcGGACCCCTCCACCTCTGAGTCTGAGTCTGACCAGAGCCATCTACAGGCTGCCGCAGTGGAGGGAGACGTAGAGGGCCCTTCTGAAGTGCCTGTGGCCTCTGTGGGAGGCACAGATCCTTTAGTGCCTGAACCGGAACGCCCCTCTCGTCCGCCTAGCCAGGGGAGGCGACAGTCCCACACGCCAGCAGTGGAGGG gTCTGGCATGCTCCATTCAAATCCAGGGGACTATGCCTGGGGTCAGGGAGGTCTAGACGCAGTTATCACAGAG TTGTTAGGTCAGTTTGAGGGCACAGGTCCACCTCCTGCAGAGAAGGAGATGATCTCATCCCTCCCCACAGTCAACGTCTCTCAAgaacagacag ATAGCAGACTGGAGTGTCCAGTATGTAGGGAGGAGTACTCCATGGGAGAGTCTGTCAAACAGCTGCCCTGCCTCCATTATTTCCACAGTGACTGCATAGTGCCATGGCTTGAACTG CACGATACCTGTCCTGTGTGTCGTAAAAGTCTTGACGGCGTCGACCAGAGCATCCAGCCCACACCAGAACCCCCAGAGCCCCTCTCCATCAGGACAGACCCTCAGGAGGAGAGACAGGCTATTTGA